A DNA window from Akkermansiaceae bacterium contains the following coding sequences:
- a CDS encoding quinone-dependent dihydroorotate dehydrogenase produces MFDFLYPLFRAGLFQLDAETAHHLSLASLRAAEKTGALALACPQDDYASPVEVMGLKFPNKVGLAAGLDKEGNTIDALGRLGFGFVEIGTITPRPQAGNPKPRLFRLIPHEAIINRMGFNNPGIEAGVANVKASRKFNGIIGFNIGKNKDTPNENAADDYLICLRAAYTVADYIAVNLSSPNTPGLRDLQGAEASARLLDLLKKEQEKLAAEHGKKVPLLFKVAPDLEEQHIADLARVFVDGGLDGVIATNTTLDRHAVAGHAYANEAGGLSGKPVLEKSTRVLASFAHHLGGKAALIGVGGISSVEDAKAKIAAGADLVQIYTSFIYQGPKLVRELAEAL; encoded by the coding sequence GTGTTCGACTTTCTTTACCCCTTGTTCCGCGCGGGACTCTTCCAACTGGATGCGGAAACCGCCCACCATCTGAGCCTCGCCTCACTCCGTGCGGCGGAGAAAACCGGCGCGCTGGCCCTCGCCTGCCCGCAGGATGACTACGCCAGCCCGGTGGAGGTCATGGGCCTGAAATTCCCGAACAAGGTGGGACTGGCGGCCGGACTGGACAAGGAAGGCAACACCATCGACGCGCTGGGCCGGCTGGGATTCGGCTTCGTCGAGATCGGCACCATCACCCCGCGCCCGCAGGCCGGGAACCCGAAGCCGCGTCTTTTCCGCCTGATCCCGCATGAGGCGATCATCAACCGCATGGGCTTCAACAATCCGGGCATCGAGGCGGGGGTGGCGAATGTGAAGGCGTCGCGGAAATTCAACGGCATCATCGGCTTCAACATCGGCAAGAACAAGGACACGCCGAACGAGAACGCGGCGGACGACTACCTGATCTGCCTGCGAGCCGCCTATACCGTGGCGGACTACATCGCAGTGAACCTTTCCTCGCCGAACACCCCCGGCCTGCGTGACCTGCAGGGCGCGGAGGCCAGCGCACGCCTGCTGGATCTGCTGAAAAAGGAGCAGGAGAAGCTGGCGGCGGAGCATGGCAAGAAGGTGCCGCTCCTTTTCAAGGTGGCTCCGGACCTGGAGGAGCAGCACATCGCGGATCTGGCCCGTGTCTTCGTGGACGGCGGGCTGGACGGCGTCATCGCCACGAACACCACGCTCGACCGCCACGCGGTGGCCGGACATGCGTATGCCAACGAGGCGGGCGGGCTGTCCGGAAAGCCGGTGCTGGAGAAAAGCACGCGGGTGCTGGCGTCATTCGCCCACCATCTGGGCGGAAAGGCCGCACTCATCGGCGTGGGTGGCATTTCCTCGGTGGAGGACGCGAAGGCGAAGATCGCAGCCGGTGCGGACCTGGTGCAGATCTATACTTCCTTCATCTATCAGGGACCGAAGCTGGTCCGGGAACTGGCGGAGGCGTTGTGA
- a CDS encoding RNA polymerase sigma factor RpoD/SigA encodes MAYESDSSLKIYLREISKTPLLTAEEEVQLAERIKEGDPEARAHMIRANLRLVVKIAQDYAAYGLPVTDLISEGNIGLMKAVERFDPEKGGKLSTYAAWWIKQSIKRALANQSKTIRLPVHMVDKIAKMRRISTMLAEVLGREPTDEELADEVGLPRRKLAMLKQASQRPTSLDAPINEGEATEYGEVIGDEKAANPLDMLSDKNLHGELDGLLSVLDDRERRIIDERFGLNGRKPLTLEEVGREFGVTRERIRQLQNSALTKMRRALRKKEKPLPKPIAGGLAEA; translated from the coding sequence ATGGCTTACGAATCTGACAGCAGCCTGAAAATTTACCTGCGCGAGATTTCCAAGACTCCGCTCCTCACCGCCGAGGAGGAAGTCCAGCTCGCCGAGCGGATCAAAGAAGGTGATCCGGAAGCAAGGGCTCACATGATCCGGGCCAATCTCCGCCTCGTGGTGAAGATCGCCCAAGACTATGCGGCCTACGGTCTTCCCGTCACCGACCTCATTTCCGAAGGTAACATCGGCCTCATGAAGGCGGTCGAACGCTTCGACCCTGAGAAGGGTGGCAAGCTTTCCACCTACGCCGCATGGTGGATCAAACAGTCCATCAAGCGCGCCCTGGCCAATCAGTCGAAGACCATCCGCCTTCCCGTCCACATGGTGGACAAGATCGCGAAAATGCGCCGCATTTCCACCATGCTGGCGGAAGTCCTCGGCCGCGAGCCGACCGACGAGGAACTGGCTGACGAAGTCGGCCTCCCACGCCGCAAGCTCGCCATGCTGAAGCAGGCTTCCCAACGCCCGACCTCTCTTGATGCACCCATCAACGAAGGTGAGGCCACGGAATACGGCGAGGTCATCGGCGACGAAAAGGCCGCCAACCCGCTGGACATGCTGTCCGACAAGAATCTCCATGGCGAGCTGGATGGCCTGCTTTCGGTCCTCGACGACCGCGAGCGCCGGATCATCGACGAGCGTTTCGGCCTCAACGGCAGGAAGCCGCTCACCTTGGAGGAAGTCGGCCGTGAGTTCGGCGTGACCCGCGAGCGGATCCGCCAGCTCCAGAACTCTGCCCTGACCAAAATGCGCCGCGCGCTCCGGAAGAAGGAAAAGCCTCTTCCAAAGCCGATCGCAGGTGGTCTGGCCGAGGCCTGA
- a CDS encoding VCBS repeat-containing protein: protein MNSAQADPEVAFRPLPQLKIEDTVERPLPLGFTSHSLLPWDGPGKAPMLFVTNHSPYFQERSLIYRAAGNARSRMPFSLPPDYPVYRGAPFASLFKGQEEPLEPARYLPLRRADGLFDLVHAGRLEYYRNIGESGAPRFRLDHTIHETDARKEGSQIWIDDLDGDGVPDLLIAGLNQWSERFAQYPDHPQEKGPWAGNDHPNLGSLPDTDIGNFRGYDIAGNWLGLPVRKYLWWARGSRDAKGHLSFGPHKNVRYGETDYPVQWQNMGDGMSPAVMEFENGRFIVLLAGPDEILSLPLRDARNGELHTGKAIPFLKNGARLKTANLARIAGIGDLNGDGHDEMVIGSGANGRLTVLAGLRAGEMEELGNVHSLGGEVAGDTLTVPVRMDWDGDGHPDLILGDASGMLSFWKGTDDPLRYASCEFFRTSSGVIRHRPSDGNLQGEVEAAWSYIQPEVFDWDNDGHPDVITNDNEAKLFLYRGTGTGTLLQERQRFMSGDKPLPLAWRSRPAVLQGRYGVAGDDRPCLVFMTWDGKLAVAVPDRRGSLNIGSITDLTYESGQPILLSKPAGLSGRVKFSVTDWDGDGTWDLLIGVQKDLQGAFRPSGTESPSSAPYWLRNAGTNSKPLFEPARMITFRDGTPIRVKSHSFDVFPSDLNHDGVPDLIFGDDEGFIFHLFRDQLKWDESVVEIRRLMFREAEIRSKKLRLSPGVICEETWDYPAGPITPANADGGTGWKGGWIHSGPPGQIIHDPAKSKNGSARLSGAGKSTASIRRELSTPFNLQQMESVTLELSLAWQRGDNADNQGQEDVVLADFQSALGQSLLSIGTDSQEQLQITCGNSVRRFPSAPIGINGSWILNAEIHLKPEGPAGIRIRISDAGNPDRFQTWELETAGNLDGVVSFLASQVQRQAGAVSIGSIRLEAK from the coding sequence GTGAATTCTGCCCAAGCCGATCCGGAAGTCGCATTCCGCCCTCTACCGCAGCTAAAGATCGAAGATACCGTGGAGCGGCCGCTGCCACTGGGTTTCACCTCGCACTCTTTGCTGCCTTGGGACGGACCCGGCAAAGCACCGATGCTGTTCGTGACGAATCACAGCCCCTATTTCCAGGAGCGGTCCTTGATTTACCGTGCGGCTGGAAATGCCAGATCGCGGATGCCATTCTCATTGCCACCCGATTATCCCGTCTACCGGGGAGCGCCTTTCGCGTCGCTGTTCAAGGGACAGGAAGAACCGCTTGAGCCCGCCCGCTATCTCCCGCTCCGCAGGGCGGATGGACTTTTCGATCTGGTGCATGCCGGGCGGTTGGAATACTACCGGAACATCGGTGAATCCGGAGCACCCCGCTTCCGTCTTGATCACACAATCCATGAAACCGACGCGCGCAAGGAAGGAAGCCAGATCTGGATCGACGATCTTGACGGCGACGGTGTTCCCGATCTCCTCATCGCCGGGCTGAACCAATGGAGCGAACGCTTCGCACAGTATCCGGATCATCCCCAGGAAAAAGGTCCGTGGGCCGGCAATGACCACCCGAATCTGGGTTCGCTGCCCGACACGGACATCGGGAATTTCCGTGGCTATGACATCGCGGGCAATTGGCTGGGGCTTCCCGTTCGCAAATACCTCTGGTGGGCGCGGGGATCCCGCGATGCGAAAGGCCATCTCTCATTCGGCCCCCACAAGAATGTCCGCTACGGGGAAACGGACTATCCGGTGCAGTGGCAGAACATGGGCGATGGAATGTCCCCTGCTGTCATGGAGTTCGAAAATGGCCGCTTCATCGTATTGCTGGCGGGCCCTGATGAAATTCTCTCGCTGCCCCTCCGGGACGCCCGCAACGGCGAGTTGCATACCGGCAAGGCCATCCCGTTTCTCAAGAACGGCGCGCGTCTGAAAACAGCGAATCTCGCCCGGATAGCCGGGATCGGCGACCTGAATGGAGACGGACACGATGAAATGGTGATTGGCTCGGGCGCGAATGGCCGCCTCACCGTGCTGGCCGGATTACGGGCAGGTGAGATGGAGGAATTGGGCAATGTCCACAGCCTGGGTGGGGAGGTGGCCGGTGACACCTTGACCGTTCCGGTCCGCATGGATTGGGACGGCGACGGGCACCCTGACCTCATCCTTGGCGATGCCTCGGGGATGCTGTCGTTCTGGAAAGGCACCGACGATCCTCTCCGCTATGCCTCGTGCGAATTCTTCCGCACCTCCTCCGGTGTGATCCGGCATCGCCCCAGCGATGGCAATCTCCAGGGTGAGGTCGAGGCCGCCTGGAGCTACATCCAGCCGGAAGTTTTCGATTGGGACAATGACGGGCATCCGGACGTGATCACCAATGACAATGAGGCGAAGCTCTTCCTCTATCGCGGCACCGGAACGGGGACGCTTCTCCAGGAAAGGCAGCGCTTCATGTCCGGCGACAAACCCCTGCCCCTTGCCTGGCGGAGCCGTCCCGCCGTATTGCAGGGAAGATACGGCGTGGCCGGGGACGACCGCCCGTGTCTGGTGTTCATGACATGGGACGGAAAACTTGCGGTCGCAGTGCCGGATCGTCGCGGCAGCTTGAACATCGGGAGCATCACCGACCTGACCTATGAAAGCGGACAGCCCATCCTGCTGTCAAAACCGGCCGGACTGTCCGGACGGGTCAAATTTTCCGTCACGGACTGGGACGGCGATGGCACTTGGGATTTACTGATCGGTGTACAGAAAGACCTGCAAGGCGCCTTCAGGCCATCGGGAACCGAATCACCAAGCTCCGCCCCCTATTGGCTGCGCAACGCCGGCACAAATTCCAAACCGCTGTTCGAACCCGCACGGATGATCACCTTCCGTGATGGCACACCGATCAGGGTCAAAAGCCACTCCTTTGATGTCTTTCCTTCCGATTTGAATCACGACGGCGTGCCGGACCTGATCTTTGGCGATGATGAGGGTTTCATCTTCCATCTATTCCGCGACCAGTTGAAATGGGATGAGTCAGTCGTGGAAATCCGCCGGCTCATGTTTCGCGAAGCGGAGATCCGATCAAAAAAACTCCGCCTGTCCCCTGGCGTGATCTGCGAAGAGACGTGGGACTACCCAGCCGGACCCATCACCCCGGCAAATGCGGATGGCGGCACCGGCTGGAAAGGGGGGTGGATTCATTCGGGGCCTCCCGGCCAGATCATCCACGACCCGGCCAAAAGCAAAAACGGATCCGCCCGCCTTTCGGGCGCGGGAAAATCCACCGCTTCCATCCGCCGCGAGCTTTCCACTCCCTTCAACCTCCAGCAGATGGAGTCCGTTACATTGGAGCTTTCACTTGCGTGGCAACGCGGGGACAACGCCGACAACCAAGGTCAGGAGGATGTTGTCCTGGCCGACTTCCAGTCCGCGTTGGGCCAATCCCTCCTTTCGATAGGCACGGACTCCCAGGAGCAATTGCAGATCACCTGTGGAAACTCCGTCCGAAGATTCCCCTCTGCTCCCATCGGCATCAACGGCAGCTGGATCTTGAACGCGGAGATCCATCTGAAGCCGGAGGGTCCGGCAGGAATACGGATAAGGATCTCAGACGCCGGGAATCCCGATCGCTTCCAGACGTGGGAACTTGAAACAGCGGGAAACCTTGATGGAGTCGTCTCTTTCCTTGCCTCTCAAGTACAGCGCCAAGCCGGGGCCGTCTCCATCGGTAGCATCCGGCTCGAAGCCAAGTGA
- the folK gene encoding 2-amino-4-hydroxy-6-hydroxymethyldihydropteridine diphosphokinase yields the protein MTRTGIALGSNLGDRLENLRRAKELLASISTGPVLAAPVYLTEPVNCPPGSPDFLNTVVEISHEGTPEELLKTTQAFQHQLGRTDAVERNAPRVIDIDLLYSGGEIVSTEVLELPHPRIALRQFVLRPLADISPDLVLPGHTLTIAEHLENLAEPALPVAAREW from the coding sequence ATGACCCGCACTGGCATCGCACTTGGCTCGAACCTCGGCGACCGTCTGGAGAATCTCCGGCGGGCGAAGGAGCTGCTCGCCTCCATTTCCACCGGGCCGGTGCTGGCCGCGCCGGTCTATCTGACGGAGCCGGTGAACTGCCCGCCTGGGTCGCCGGACTTTCTCAACACCGTGGTCGAGATCTCCCACGAAGGGACACCGGAGGAACTTCTGAAAACGACGCAGGCATTCCAGCACCAACTCGGACGCACGGATGCCGTGGAACGGAATGCCCCCCGCGTGATCGACATCGATCTGCTCTATTCGGGCGGGGAGATCGTCTCAACGGAGGTGCTGGAGCTCCCCCACCCTCGCATCGCGCTGCGGCAGTTCGTCCTGCGCCCGCTGGCGGACATCAGCCCGGATCTGGTACTGCCGGGGCACACGCTCACCATCGCGGAGCATCTGGAGAACCTCGCGGAGCCAGCACTGCCGGTGGCCGCGCGGGAGTGGTGA
- a CDS encoding trypsin-like peptidase domain-containing protein, protein MLRPFSALFLTVAVLSAQDATLPVPTAPPLPKGTPSAPSDVYRSVVRIEVATQVPDYGTPWNAGRFSGGIGTGFIIGKNKILTNAHVVSNQRRILITIHGSPEKYPAKVEHIAHDCDLALLSVEDFSAFESFPTFSFGDIPALESQVRVIGYPVGGERLSVTRGVVSRIDFQPYSHSRADSHLVVQIDAAINPGNSGGPVIQDNKVVGVAFQGLRAADNTGYIIPTPVVKRFLKDIEDGNYDHYAELGVNEFPLHNPAMRKALGLPNDGVGVLVTNVIPTSSADGVLKSGDVLVSLDGKEVDSAGMVLVDGEKVNYNEIIERKFAGDKVAVRFRRDGGWNDVEVTLKPLHWSRMYAIEYEKNPRYLVFAGLVFQPLDTNLFATAKFNDVTLRRLYTDYVPKGLFQKHKDIVVLTRVESDPVTSQLSDFNGYAVEKVNGTEVKDLKHLNELLHPETPPEFHVIELFGANRPIIIPASKVDAANQRVQENYGINQLSNLED, encoded by the coding sequence ATGCTACGTCCGTTTTCCGCCCTGTTCCTCACCGTCGCGGTGCTGTCCGCGCAGGACGCCACCCTTCCCGTCCCCACAGCGCCACCGCTGCCGAAAGGCACGCCCTCCGCACCGTCGGACGTCTATCGCTCCGTCGTCCGGATCGAGGTGGCCACCCAGGTCCCTGACTACGGCACTCCGTGGAATGCGGGCCGTTTCAGCGGCGGCATCGGCACCGGTTTCATCATCGGGAAAAACAAGATCCTCACGAACGCGCACGTGGTCTCCAACCAGCGGCGCATCCTCATCACCATCCACGGCAGTCCGGAGAAGTATCCGGCGAAAGTGGAGCACATCGCCCATGACTGCGACCTGGCGCTCCTCTCGGTGGAGGACTTCTCCGCCTTCGAATCCTTTCCGACCTTCAGCTTCGGTGACATCCCGGCCTTGGAAAGCCAAGTGCGGGTGATCGGCTACCCTGTCGGCGGCGAACGGCTGTCCGTGACGCGCGGCGTGGTTTCCCGGATCGACTTCCAGCCTTACTCCCACTCACGTGCCGACTCCCACCTGGTGGTGCAGATCGACGCGGCCATCAACCCGGGGAACTCCGGCGGCCCGGTCATCCAGGACAACAAAGTGGTCGGCGTGGCTTTCCAAGGCCTGCGCGCCGCGGACAACACCGGCTACATCATCCCGACGCCGGTCGTTAAGCGCTTCCTCAAGGACATCGAGGACGGCAACTACGACCACTACGCGGAACTGGGCGTGAATGAATTCCCGCTGCACAACCCGGCCATGCGCAAGGCGCTGGGCCTGCCGAACGATGGCGTGGGCGTGCTGGTGACCAACGTCATCCCCACCAGCTCCGCCGACGGCGTGCTGAAAAGCGGCGACGTCCTGGTCTCGCTCGACGGCAAGGAAGTCGATAGCGCCGGCATGGTCCTGGTGGACGGTGAAAAGGTGAACTACAACGAGATCATCGAGCGGAAATTCGCCGGGGACAAGGTAGCCGTGCGCTTCCGCCGCGACGGTGGCTGGAACGATGTGGAGGTGACCCTCAAGCCGCTCCACTGGTCCCGGATGTATGCCATCGAGTATGAGAAGAACCCGCGCTACCTGGTCTTCGCGGGCCTCGTTTTCCAGCCTCTCGACACGAACCTTTTCGCCACCGCGAAATTCAACGACGTGACGCTGCGCCGCCTCTACACGGACTACGTGCCGAAGGGCCTGTTCCAGAAGCACAAGGACATCGTCGTGCTGACGAGGGTCGAGAGTGATCCGGTCACCAGCCAGCTCAGTGATTTCAACGGCTACGCCGTGGAGAAGGTCAACGGCACGGAAGTGAAGGACCTGAAGCACCTCAACGAGCTCCTCCATCCGGAAACCCCGCCCGAGTTCCATGTCATCGAGCTCTTTGGCGCGAACCGGCCGATCATCATTCCGGCGTCCAAGGTGGATGCGGCGAACCAGCGGGTGCAGGAAAACTACGGCATCAACCAGCTTTCGAACCTGGAGGATTAA
- a CDS encoding PD-(D/E)XK nuclease family protein, whose product MEISISGVCERDMDLFLIEELSSDPCLLAWLYRRCGLGVPDFGRTRIRHSAVGSNGESDVEIHSFSETGRRMVLLIENKVAAAFQPLQAERYRMRAGNFLANGTADDAATLLFAPSRYIGQDGAVHGFDHCLSYEELADRICLSEEGLPRRVYKRTLLNAAANKSCNGYSPLVDGASSHFWHRYWEICRSMEPYLEMKEPRGNPSGSTFNKFRSQQLPRGLSIWHKFDRGFVELNFSGWGSRAHELRSHLAPILDPDMTVERTEKSAAIRLIVPLLEVSGCPEIQRVAVEKGITTAGRILRWMRSNESMLREIFAR is encoded by the coding sequence ATGGAAATTTCGATCTCAGGAGTGTGCGAGCGCGATATGGACCTGTTCCTCATCGAGGAACTTTCCTCGGATCCCTGTTTGCTGGCTTGGTTATACAGGCGCTGCGGTTTGGGTGTGCCGGACTTCGGACGGACCCGCATCCGGCACTCTGCTGTTGGCAGCAATGGTGAGTCGGATGTAGAGATCCATTCATTTTCCGAAACCGGGCGGCGGATGGTGTTACTGATCGAGAATAAGGTGGCGGCAGCCTTCCAACCTCTCCAAGCTGAGCGATATAGGATGCGTGCCGGAAATTTCCTGGCAAATGGAACCGCCGATGATGCCGCTACGCTGCTCTTCGCTCCCAGTCGTTACATAGGCCAAGATGGAGCCGTCCACGGTTTTGATCATTGCCTGAGTTATGAGGAACTGGCGGACAGGATCTGCCTTTCAGAAGAGGGGCTTCCCCGGCGGGTTTACAAGCGCACCCTCCTCAATGCAGCGGCCAATAAATCTTGCAATGGTTATTCGCCTCTTGTGGATGGAGCATCATCCCATTTTTGGCACCGATACTGGGAAATCTGCCGGAGCATGGAGCCCTATCTCGAGATGAAGGAACCCCGAGGCAATCCGTCCGGATCCACCTTCAACAAGTTCCGCTCACAACAGCTTCCCCGCGGCCTGTCCATCTGGCACAAGTTTGACCGGGGATTCGTGGAGCTGAATTTCAGTGGCTGGGGTTCACGTGCGCATGAACTCAGGTCCCATCTGGCCCCCATCCTCGATCCTGATATGACGGTGGAACGGACCGAAAAATCAGCAGCGATCAGACTGATTGTCCCTTTGCTGGAAGTTTCGGGTTGCCCAGAGATCCAGAGGGTAGCCGTCGAAAAAGGCATTACGACTGCGGGCAGAATTCTGCGCTGGATGAGATCCAACGAGTCTATGTTGCGGGAGATTTTCGCCCGGTAG